The nucleotide window CACCGGCAGCGCCCCCGCTTCTGAACCGGAAACGCAGGCGCTGTGCCAGCTGATTCACCAGCTGAAACCGCGCTGGGTGGTCTCCTGGCATGAGCCGCTGGCCTGCATTGACGATCCGCATCGCAGCGAACTGGCCGACTGGCTGGCGGCGCAGACCGATCTGCCGGTGGTCAGCAGCGTCGGCTATGCCACACCGGGCTCGTTTGGCAGCTGGTGTGACGATCTCAGCCTGCTGTGCATCACCGCCGAGATGCCGCCGGTTTCGGTGGATGAGGCCACTGAGACTTATCTGCAGGCGATGATCAACCTGCTGCGCTGGCAGCCGCAGCGTTAAGCACACCGTGACTGAATTGCAGCGCCGGCTCTGCGTCAGCGGCCAGCCAGGTGGGGCCGTCTAAATCGGCAAACTGTGCCTGCGGTGACAGCGGCAGCGCGGCACGTATGGCGCGGGACGTGCACAGCATGCATCCCAGCATAATGCCGAAGCCCTGCTGCCCGGCGGCCTGCGCCAGCGCCAGCGCTTCCGTCAGCCCGCCGGCTTTATCCAGCTTGATATTGACCATGTCATAACGCCCCCGCAGCGCAGGCAGGCTTTCGCGCGTGTGGCAGCTCTCATCGGCGCAGATCGGCAGCGGATGGATAAAATTCCCCAGCGCGACATCCTGATCCGCCGGTAACGGCTGTTCCAGCATCGCAACCTGCAGATCCGCCAGCAGCTGACAGCGCGCCGCCAGTCCTTCTGCGCGCCAGGATTCATTGGCATCCACAATGAGGGTAGCCTCCGGCACCGCGGCCCGAATCGCGACCAGGCGTTCGCTGATCAGATGATCGTCGAGTTTGATTTTCAGCAGGCGCGCACCGTACTGCCACAGCGCCAGCGCACTGCTGGCCATCGCGTCGGGCGTATCAATACTGATGGTGTGGGCAGTAAAGATTTCATCTGCCAGCTCAACGCCGCACAGCGCCAGCAGCGAGGTGTGCTGCTGCTGGCGCTCCAGATCCCACAGCGCACAGTCAATGGCATTGCGCGCCGCCCCGGCAGGCAGTGCCTGCTGCAGTTGCGCTCGTGTCATGCCGTTTTGCAGCGCGGGCAGCTGCGCGGCGATCTGCTCCAGCACTGACGCTTCACTCTCGCCGTAGCGCGGATAGGGCGTGGCTTCACCGACGCCTTTTATGCCATCCTGTTCAATTTCCACCACCACCACGTGCGCCGCCGTGCGGCTGCCGCGTGAGATCACAAAGGGTGAATGCAGCGGCCAGGCTTCCGGATAACTTTTAACTGTTCGCACTCTTTCTCCTTAACGCCATCACATAATGGCGAGGCAGCTGAATTTTCCTGATGAAATACGCTCGAAAACCCTTAAAAATTATGTCATAAACAAACGCTATATCTGTTCTGGCACGGCAAACGCCAGACTTTTTCATCGTTAATAAGGAAATCCCATGTCTCAGAATGTTCACTTTCAGGGCAATCCGGTGCCGGTAGCCGGCCATTTCCCGCAGGCTGGCGAGCAGGCAAAACCGTTTACGCTGGTCGCTAAAGATCTGAGCGACGTTACCCTCTCTCAGTATGCAGGCAAACGCAAAGTTCTGAACATTTTCCCCAGCATCGATACCGGCGTATGCGCCGCTTCCGTGCGCAAGTTCAATGAGCGCTCAGGCGACGCGGCCAATACCGTGGTGCTGTGCATCTCTGCCGACCTGCCTTTTGCGCAGTCACGCTTCTGCGGCGCAGAAAACGTCAGCAACGTGGTGACACTGTCCGCGATGCGCGGTTCGGAGTTCAAGGAAAATTATGGCGTAGCCATTGCCGACGGCCCGCTGAAAGGCCTGACCGCACGCGCTGTCGTGGTGCTGGATGAGCATGACAAAGTGATTTACAGCCAGCTGGTTAACGAAATCACCGAAGAGCCTGATTACGATGCCGCACTGGCCGCGCTGAAATAAGCGTTGCGCCCATGAAAAAAGCCGTCTTCTGCAGACGGCTTTTTTACAGGCTCAATGGGTCAGGCTGCGGTGTTATTCGCTCTCGCCGCGTTTTTGTCCCAGACCATACTCGCGCAGTTTGTTGGCAATCGCGGTGTGAGAGACGCCCAGCCGTTTCGCCAGTTTGCGCGTGCTGGGATACGAGAGATAGAGCCGCGTCAGCACCGAGCGTTCAAAGCGGCTGGTGATCTCATCCAGCGAGCCTTCCATCGCCTCTTCTCCCAGCGACACGTCCAGCGCCTGTTCGGGCAGCACGATATCCTGCGGACGCAGTTCGTAGCCTTCCAGCTGCGTCAGCGCCCGATACAGGGCATTTTTCAGCTGGCGCACATTGCCAGGCCAGTTATAGCGCGTCAGGAAGGGCACCAGCTGCGGTGACAGGCGCGGTCGCGGCAGGCCCTGTTCATCAGCAAAGCGGGCAACGAACATCTCCGTCAGCGGCAATATATCCTGCGGGCGCTCACGCAGCGGCGGCAGATTCAGCGTCAGCACGTTCAGCCGGTAGAATAGATCTTCCCGAAACTCGCCGCGCTGCACCAGCTCAATCAGGTTCTTCTGCGTGGCGCAGATCACGCGCACATCCACATGCACTTCGTGATCTTCACCCACGCGGCGAAAGGTGCCGTCATTCAGGAAGCGCAGCAGCTTGGTCTGCATGCGCGGCGACATTTCACCAATCTCATCCAGCAGCACTGAACCGCCGCTGGCCTGTTCAAAAAAGCCCTTTTTGCCTTCCAGCGCGTTCGGGTAGGCTCCCGCCGCGTGGCCAAACAGTTCGCTTTCCGCCACATCATCCGGAATGGAGCCGCAGTTCAGCGCGAGGAAGGGCTTTTTACCGCGCGCGCTGCGCAGATGGCAGGCGCGCGCCAGCATGTCTTTACCGGTCCCGGTATCACCGACAATCAGCAAGGGCGCATCGTGCATGGCCAGCTTACGCGCCTGGTCAATCACCTGCCGCATTTTCGGCGTCACCGCGACAATATGGTCAAACTCAGACTCATCCGTGACGGTCAGATTCTGCAGCTGGCGCCCCATGCGCGCGGTGGATTTCAGGGTGATCATCGCGCCCACCGGCTGGTCGCTCTGCCCCTCTTCACCGGCCAGGTAAATCGGCCGCGCTTCCATCAGGAAATCGCGCCCCTGAATCACTACGTGCTGCGCCTGCGCCTCCACGCGATCGCTCTCCAGCCAGCGCTGGAAATTAAACCCTGAAATCAACGACCCGGCGTTCTGGTTGCGAATTTTCTGTTCGTCAAAGCCAAACAGATTATGTGCCGCCGGATTGGCCAGTTCGACTTTGCATTTCAAATCAATAGAGAACACCGGCTCCGGCATCGCCACCAGCAGCGCGCTGAGGGCGCGGTGCTCACGCTCAGAGGGCATGTAAGCCACGGTGCGGACATCTGTCACGCCGGGTGTACGGCGGATTTCCGCCATCAGGTTGCTGAACTGTTCAAATTCCAGCGCAGAAAAGTTGAGGTAAATGCGGCCGAGCGGCGCAATTTCGATGCCGCGCAGGTCAATATGGCGGGCTACCAGCAGGTCGAGCAGCTCGCGCGCCAGACCGATGCGGTCCTGGCAGAAAACTTCCAAACGCATTGCGATGAGCCTTTGTCAGGTTTTGATTTTAAAGATAATACGCTAACTTGCCGCGCCTCAGAAGGGTTCTGTCATGAAAAGTTGACAGCCAGAGACGGGGGATGCCGGGCAGTGTAACGGAATCGCCAGCGATAATCCCGCCGTATATCACATCTGACAAAGATAATTTCATCTTTCACGCCATTTATAGCGTGAAAGATGAACAATACGCCGTTATTTAGCAGTCTGCCCTGCTTTATCACCACTCTTCATCAGGGTGGTTTTCAGCTCGGTGACCAGCTCACGACGGAAATCACCCAGCCGCGGTTTATCCTCTTCCAGCCACGGCAGCGGCCGGCACAGCTCCATGGTTTTAATGCCCAACCGTGCGGTCAGCAAACCGGCACCAATGCCCTGCGCCGCCCGTGCCGAAAGGCGCGCCGCGATATCCTGCGACATCCAGTCCATGCCCACCTCGCGCACCAGCTCGGACGCCCCGGCAAACGCCATATTCAGCAGCACCAGGCGGAACAGGCGCACCCGGCTGAAGTAGCCCAGCTCAATGCCGTACAGGGTGGCAATACGGTTGACCAGCCGCAAATTGCGCCAGGCGATAAAGGCCATATCCACCAGCGCCAGCGGGCTGACCGCAATCATCAGCGTCGATTCCGCCGCATGACGGCTGATTTCACGCCGCGCCTGACGATCCAGCACCGGCTGCACCAGCTGCGCATACAGCGTGACGATTTCCCGATCGTTGTGGGTTTCATGCACGGCTGCGCGCCAGCGCAGCAGCGCCGGGTGCGCCTGATCAAGCTGCGCCTGCTGCGCCAGCTTTTCACAAAACGCCCGGCCCTGCCCCATGCCGTGACTGTGCAGCAGTGCCCGCCCGGTATCCCGCTCTTCCGCACGCTGGCGCAGACGATACAGCCGTCGCCATTCGCTCATCAGGGCCCCGGCACCGGCTGCGACAATCAATCCGCCTGCCACGCCGGTGCCCAGTGCAAACCAGTCACGCGTCAGCCAGGCATCATGCAGCCACTGCACGCCCTGCGCGACCACGCTGACAGCAAACACCGCCAGCCCGGCGCTGACCATTTTGCGCCACAGGCTGCGCTTCGGGCGCAGCGCGGCCTCCACCATTTTTTCACCGCGGCTCTCTTCCAGCGGTTCGGCTTCGGGCGTCAGCTCGAAAGCGCTTTCGGCCGTGCTATCGAATTGTTGCGCCGCACGCAGCGGCGTCTCGCGCGCGGGCGTTAAGGGCCGGGCGAAATCGATCCGTGGTTTCAGCGGTGTTTCGTCACTCATCGCAATTTATCTCCCAGTAAAAATTCCAGCGCGGCATCCATGCGAATGTGCGGCAGCGGCCGATCAACATCCAGCACCTGCGGCCGGAACTGTTCAAACTGAAAGCCCTGCTGCTGCCAGAAGGCATGACCCGGTAGCCGTGGCGGCACCTCGCCCGGATAGACGGTAAGCGGTTCGCCATCAGCCAGCCGGTGGCCGCGCAGAGCCGGCAGTTTTTCCCCGCGGTGATCCACCAGCCCGCTTTCGGTGGCCTGCACCGCCGCCAGTCCAAGGCAATCCATGCTGATGCCTTCAAACGCGGCATTTTGCCAGGCGTCCTGCACCAGCTGCTGCAGCAGGGAAACCATGTTTGCGTGTTGATCGGCGGTGATATGATCGGCTTTCGTGGCGGCAAACAGCAGTTTGTCGATCACCGGTGAAAACAGACGACGGAACAGCGTGCGCTGCCCGTAATGGAAGCTTTGCATCAGCTGGGTCAGCGCCAGGCGCATATCGTTAAACGCCTGCGGCCCCTTGTTCAGCGGCTGCAGGCAATCCACCAGCACGATTTGCCGGTCAAAACGCAGAAAATGCTGCTTATAAAAGCCTTTCACCACATGCTGACAGTAGTAATCAAAGCGCTGCTGCAACACGGCAAGGTTACTGCCCGCCGGCGGCTGAGCCCGCTGCGCGTCCGGCAATGCTTCGGCCTGCGGCCAGGGAAAAAACTGCAGGGCAGGCGCACCGGCCATCTCCCCTGGCAGCACAAAGCGTCCGGGCTGAATAAAATGCAGGCCTTCGCGCTTGCACTGGTGCAGGTAATCGGTCCAGGCGCTGGCGATCGCCGCCAGCCGGTTTTCATCGGCGGGCGCAAACGGGTCAAGATCCTGACACAGCGCGCGCCAGCTGGCAGACCAGCTCTGCCGATCCCCCTGCAGCAGCCCGGTCATCTGGCGTGACCAGCTGAGATAATCCTGCGCCAGCATCGGTAAATCCAGCAGCCATTCGCCGGGGTAATCCACGATTTCGAGGTACAGGGTGGCGGTATCTTTGAAGTGCCGCAGCAGCGACTGATCCGGGCGGTAGCGCAGCGCGAGGCGCATTTCGCTGACGCCGCGGGTGGGTGTCGGCCACATCGGTGGGGTGGCGTAAAGCTGGGCCAGACCTTCATCATAGGTAAAGCGCGGCGTGCCCAGTTCACGCTGCGGCACGCGCTTCACGCCAAGCAGCCGCGATTCCCGCACCACGGAAAACAGCGGCAGGCGGGCTCCGCTGTGAACATGCAGCAGCTGGTTAACCAGCGAGGTAATGAACGCGGTTTTACCGCTGCGGCTCAGACCGGTGACGGCAAGGCGCAGATGGCGGTCGGCACCGCGGTTCATGAGGGCTATTAATTCATTTTGCAGTCTTTTCATCGCTCTCCCTGATGAAACGTGCTGACAGGCGCTTAAACGCCCGGCTCAGCATCGGTTCCAGGGCGGCCGCCAGCAACAGGCGCAGCGGACGGCGCGCCACCGATTTCACCGCCCAGCCAGCCAGACCGCCGGGCGCATAGGTTACGGCACTGATGATGATAAATTTCCCCGCCGACTTCAACGCAGGCGTTGCGCGACGGCGCAGAGCAGAGAAACGCTGAGTGTGCATATGGCCTCTTTATCACAGAAGCGGACCCGCTGCCGGGCCCGGGAAACAGTTAAAGCTGGCGAAAGCGGCTGCGTACGCTGAAGGTTTCGGACGTAACGTAGCGCTCAATGTCGCGCAGCTGGCGCTCATCCTGCTGCAGCGTGCTTTCCAGTTCGTTCAGCAGGTCGCGGGCGCTGGGCTGATGCGCATCCGGCAGATTGTCCGGTTTTTCATCCAGCACATAACCGAGAATGAAATAGGCGGTCACGGTGATCATAAACAG belongs to Candidatus Pantoea soli and includes:
- a CDS encoding YcjF family protein; the encoded protein is MSDETPLKPRIDFARPLTPARETPLRAAQQFDSTAESAFELTPEAEPLEESRGEKMVEAALRPKRSLWRKMVSAGLAVFAVSVVAQGVQWLHDAWLTRDWFALGTGVAGGLIVAAGAGALMSEWRRLYRLRQRAEERDTGRALLHSHGMGQGRAFCEKLAQQAQLDQAHPALLRWRAAVHETHNDREIVTLYAQLVQPVLDRQARREISRHAAESTLMIAVSPLALVDMAFIAWRNLRLVNRIATLYGIELGYFSRVRLFRLVLLNMAFAGASELVREVGMDWMSQDIAARLSARAAQGIGAGLLTARLGIKTMELCRPLPWLEEDKPRLGDFRRELVTELKTTLMKSGDKAGQTAK
- a CDS encoding YcjX family protein codes for the protein MKRLQNELIALMNRGADRHLRLAVTGLSRSGKTAFITSLVNQLLHVHSGARLPLFSVVRESRLLGVKRVPQRELGTPRFTYDEGLAQLYATPPMWPTPTRGVSEMRLALRYRPDQSLLRHFKDTATLYLEIVDYPGEWLLDLPMLAQDYLSWSRQMTGLLQGDRQSWSASWRALCQDLDPFAPADENRLAAIASAWTDYLHQCKREGLHFIQPGRFVLPGEMAGAPALQFFPWPQAEALPDAQRAQPPAGSNLAVLQQRFDYYCQHVVKGFYKQHFLRFDRQIVLVDCLQPLNKGPQAFNDMRLALTQLMQSFHYGQRTLFRRLFSPVIDKLLFAATKADHITADQHANMVSLLQQLVQDAWQNAAFEGISMDCLGLAAVQATESGLVDHRGEKLPALRGHRLADGEPLTVYPGEVPPRLPGHAFWQQQGFQFEQFRPQVLDVDRPLPHIRMDAALEFLLGDKLR
- the tyrR gene encoding transcriptional regulator TyrR, which produces MRLEVFCQDRIGLARELLDLLVARHIDLRGIEIAPLGRIYLNFSALEFEQFSNLMAEIRRTPGVTDVRTVAYMPSEREHRALSALLVAMPEPVFSIDLKCKVELANPAAHNLFGFDEQKIRNQNAGSLISGFNFQRWLESDRVEAQAQHVVIQGRDFLMEARPIYLAGEEGQSDQPVGAMITLKSTARMGRQLQNLTVTDESEFDHIVAVTPKMRQVIDQARKLAMHDAPLLIVGDTGTGKDMLARACHLRSARGKKPFLALNCGSIPDDVAESELFGHAAGAYPNALEGKKGFFEQASGGSVLLDEIGEMSPRMQTKLLRFLNDGTFRRVGEDHEVHVDVRVICATQKNLIELVQRGEFREDLFYRLNVLTLNLPPLRERPQDILPLTEMFVARFADEQGLPRPRLSPQLVPFLTRYNWPGNVRQLKNALYRALTQLEGYELRPQDIVLPEQALDVSLGEEAMEGSLDEITSRFERSVLTRLYLSYPSTRKLAKRLGVSHTAIANKLREYGLGQKRGESE
- the pspD gene encoding phage shock protein PspD, which codes for MHTQRFSALRRRATPALKSAGKFIIISAVTYAPGGLAGWAVKSVARRPLRLLLAAALEPMLSRAFKRLSARFIRESDEKTAK
- the tpx gene encoding thiol peroxidase is translated as MSQNVHFQGNPVPVAGHFPQAGEQAKPFTLVAKDLSDVTLSQYAGKRKVLNIFPSIDTGVCAASVRKFNERSGDAANTVVLCISADLPFAQSRFCGAENVSNVVTLSAMRGSEFKENYGVAIADGPLKGLTARAVVVLDEHDKVIYSQLVNEITEEPDYDAALAALK
- the pspC gene encoding envelope stress response membrane protein PspC, which encodes MMNGRKLWRIPRQGKVRGVCAGLAEYFDIPVRLLRVIVVLSLFFGLFMITVTAYFILGYVLDEKPDNLPDAHQPSARDLLNELESTLQQDERQLRDIERYVTSETFSVRSRFRQL
- the ycjG gene encoding L-Ala-D/L-Glu epimerase is translated as MRTVKSYPEAWPLHSPFVISRGSRTAAHVVVVEIEQDGIKGVGEATPYPRYGESEASVLEQIAAQLPALQNGMTRAQLQQALPAGAARNAIDCALWDLERQQQHTSLLALCGVELADEIFTAHTISIDTPDAMASSALALWQYGARLLKIKLDDHLISERLVAIRAAVPEATLIVDANESWRAEGLAARCQLLADLQVAMLEQPLPADQDVALGNFIHPLPICADESCHTRESLPALRGRYDMVNIKLDKAGGLTEALALAQAAGQQGFGIMLGCMLCTSRAIRAALPLSPQAQFADLDGPTWLAADAEPALQFSHGVLNAAAASAAG